The DNA segment CACCTCCTGGCCGTCCGCGAGCGGGACGCGGAGGCCACCGATTCCCTCGACGACGCCGATCGTGGCTGCGGAAAGCGCGTCGCGACAGCCAGCCAGCACCTGCCCGTACTCTAGGCGGTCGTCCGCTCGCCGGGCGGCTACGGCGGGCGCCAGCGCGGGCTCGAGTCGGTGGAGGCAGGTCGCAGCACGCGGGTCGTCGCAAGCGTCGGCGACGAACTCGGCGTCGTCGTCCGGCGGATATCCCGTCTGACAGGGCTTTATCGCCCGTGCGTCGACGCCACACTCGCGAAGCCAGCCGACGAGCCCTGCGGTCACGACCGTCTTCCCGACCCCGGTGTCGGTCCCGACCACGGCGAAATTCGTCGTCGAACCCGGATTCCGATCGCTCACAGTAGTCCCACCTCCTCGCCGGCCGTTTCGAACGCATCGAGGCACGTTCGTACGTCCGCATCTGTGTGAGTGGCCATCGGCGTGACGCGAATGCGGCTGCTCCCCGGCGGGACGGTCGGCGGGCGGATCGCCGTGGCGAGGACGCCACGCTCCCGGACGCGTTTGGAGAGGGCGAGCGCGTCCCGTCGATCACCGACCCACACCGGGAGGATCTGCGTCTCTCCTCGGACGTCGTAGCCCATCGATTCGAGGCCCTCGCGTATCCTCGCGACGTTCTCCCACAGCTGTACGGTTCGTTCGCCGTCACGCGCGATCCGCAACGCTTCGCGGGCGGCCGCGGCGGCCGGCGGTGCCAGTCCGGTCGAGAAGACGAACGACCGCGCCGCGTTGAGCAGGTACTCGACGAGGCTCTCGTCGCCGGCGACGTAGCCTCCCTGGCTCGCAAGCGCCTTCGACAGCGTTCCCATTTGGACGTCAACACGGTCGGCCAGGCCCTCGCGCGTGACGATCCCGCCGCCGTCACCGAAGACCCCCGTCGCGTGGGCTTCGTCGACCATCGTCCACGCGCCGAACGCCTCGGCGACGGCACAGCAGTCGGCCACCGGCGCGACGTCACCGGACATCGAGAACACCGTGTCGGTGACGACGAGCCAGTCCTCGCTCGCCTCGGCGACGCGCTCGCGAGCGGCCATTCGGTCGCGCAGATCGTCGGGATTGCAGTGATCGTACACGATC comes from the Halovivax cerinus genome and includes:
- a CDS encoding aminotransferase class I/II-fold pyridoxal phosphate-dependent enzyme; the encoded protein is MADDPAATGHGFDLDQRLREREHVNLRRHLDTAAAVAKRTRFVDDSTTGPTADAERLVFASNNYLGLATDDRVQRAAACGARRVGTGAGASRLITGDTGAHRELERDLAACKGADRALVFSSGYAANVGTIAALDPDVIFSDALNHASIVDGCRLADAETIVYDHCNPDDLRDRMAARERVAEASEDWLVVTDTVFSMSGDVAPVADCCAVAEAFGAWTMVDEAHATGVFGDGGGIVTREGLADRVDVQMGTLSKALASQGGYVAGDESLVEYLLNAARSFVFSTGLAPPAAAAAREALRIARDGERTVQLWENVARIREGLESMGYDVRGETQILPVWVGDRRDALALSKRVRERGVLATAIRPPTVPPGSSRIRVTPMATHTDADVRTCLDAFETAGEEVGLL
- the bioD gene encoding dethiobiotin synthase, whose translation is MSDRNPGSTTNFAVVGTDTGVGKTVVTAGLVGWLRECGVDARAIKPCQTGYPPDDDAEFVADACDDPRAATCLHRLEPALAPAVAARRADDRLEYGQVLAGCRDALSAATIGVVEGIGGLRVPLADGQEVVDLVADLDLPTLVVARSGLGTLNHTALSVEALERRGIDVHGIVLNEYEGADAAERTNPRVLASMTGRPVWTLAPIRTDPPDAVPDAVRAALDATVFPR